A genomic stretch from Marinimicrobium sp. C6131 includes:
- a CDS encoding 5-oxoprolinase subunit PxpA, whose protein sequence is MTFGQSHNRLLLNCDMGESFGPWTMGRDEDVMPLVDLANIACGFHASDPVTMTRTVLLAKQAGVSIGAHPSYPDLQGFGRRSMQCSPLEIVSLMHYQIGALAGIAKVHGMKLSHVKPHGALYNDMMRHESVLRAVLESVATYDASLPLMVLATADNEAVGKVADEFGVRLWFEAFADRAYDEHGFLVPRSVPGAVHDDPDIIVAQALRLATSGQVETLEGKTLTLDASTLCVHGDNDESVQSVRRIREALDGWYREA, encoded by the coding sequence ATGACATTCGGCCAATCGCACAACCGGCTACTGCTCAACTGCGACATGGGAGAAAGCTTCGGCCCCTGGACCATGGGGCGGGATGAGGACGTCATGCCGCTGGTGGACCTGGCCAATATCGCCTGTGGCTTTCACGCCTCGGACCCGGTCACCATGACTCGCACGGTGCTGCTGGCCAAGCAGGCCGGGGTCAGCATTGGCGCGCACCCGAGTTACCCGGATTTGCAGGGCTTCGGGCGGCGCAGCATGCAGTGCAGTCCCTTGGAGATTGTTTCACTGATGCACTATCAGATTGGCGCTCTTGCCGGTATTGCGAAAGTGCATGGAATGAAGCTCTCTCATGTGAAACCCCACGGCGCTCTCTACAACGATATGATGCGCCATGAGTCGGTATTGCGCGCTGTGTTGGAATCGGTGGCAACCTACGATGCCTCCTTGCCGTTGATGGTATTGGCCACCGCCGATAACGAAGCGGTGGGGAAAGTGGCCGATGAGTTCGGTGTGCGTCTGTGGTTTGAGGCGTTTGCGGACCGGGCCTATGACGAACATGGGTTTCTGGTGCCGCGGTCCGTTCCCGGGGCTGTCCACGATGATCCTGACATCATTGTGGCGCAGGCTCTCAGGCTGGCCACCAGTGGCCAGGTGGAGACACTGGAGGGCAAAACGCTGACCCTCGATGCCTCCACACTGTGTGTGCACGGCGATAACGACGAATCGGTGCAGTCCGTGCGTCGTATTCGAGAGGCGCTGGATGGCTGGTACCGGGAGGCCTGA
- a CDS encoding glycoside hydrolase family 88 protein — MRLLARALSLCTLLLAAGCQHTTEPQSPELTSESVKNLTRKVADWQIEHFEEQGKYRALPQDPPDWANREQYHDLEWHNGALYAGMNQWRKIADDPKYTEWLKMIGERNDWALHRRPYHADDHVVGQFYLSLYEDFNDPEMLEPTRERFNWILENPKTGTLDWNAENTHAHDRWGWCDALFMAPPVWARLAKVTGEEKYLDFMHQEYLATHDLLWSEEDQLFFRDSSFFDQREKNGENIYWSRGNGWVFAGLALMIPDLPRDWEERDFYLDLYQKMARKIRSIQRDDGTWSMGLLGDPEHYPIKETSGTAFFTFGLAWGINEGILDRDTYQPVVLNAWQALADAVTDEGLLGHVQPVGAEPGESFPDYTEVYGVGAFLAAGSEVYKLLESQETAKNQAAKPTIQTFMHNSGWCWFQDPRAIIHDGQLIIGGVAGNGIGDAAVGVYDLEDNTILGRTSLHKHFDHDDHNSPAFFVRPDDSLLAVYARHSTENKHYYRFSDSDDYLSWGEEHTLESGEPVTYMNLYALAAEDTLYNFYRGIEWNPTFVTSNDDGATWGEPVHFIKSEVEGRNRPYPRYASNGQDTIAVSFTDAHPRVHGTSIYYAEFRNGNFYQADGSFIKNLKEDGPLKPSEAERIFQGGGGGFRGHELSAHNSAWTSSIVLDEQGHPHIGYSLYLSNNDQRYRLASWDGDQWIDREVAHAGSRLYEREASYTGLITLDPSDPSHAVISTDVHPRTGEALGGKHQIFRAHIGKGQQTADIQWEQVTDDPARHNIRPMIIPQESQSVIAWQRGQYTTYTDYYLDTVGIVY; from the coding sequence ATGAGACTCCTTGCACGCGCCCTATCGCTATGCACATTACTGCTGGCCGCTGGCTGTCAGCATACAACGGAACCCCAGTCTCCGGAGCTCACATCCGAGTCGGTCAAAAACCTGACCCGAAAAGTGGCCGACTGGCAGATCGAGCATTTCGAGGAGCAGGGTAAATACCGCGCCCTGCCCCAGGACCCACCGGACTGGGCCAACCGGGAGCAATATCACGACCTTGAGTGGCACAACGGTGCGCTCTACGCGGGCATGAACCAGTGGCGCAAAATCGCCGACGATCCCAAGTACACCGAGTGGTTGAAAATGATCGGCGAGCGCAACGACTGGGCACTGCACCGGCGCCCCTACCATGCCGATGACCATGTAGTGGGCCAGTTTTATCTGTCGCTGTACGAGGACTTCAATGATCCCGAGATGCTGGAACCGACCAGAGAGCGGTTTAACTGGATACTAGAGAACCCGAAAACCGGCACCCTGGACTGGAATGCCGAAAACACCCACGCTCACGACCGCTGGGGCTGGTGCGATGCCCTGTTTATGGCGCCCCCGGTGTGGGCCCGGCTGGCGAAAGTCACCGGCGAGGAAAAGTACCTGGACTTCATGCACCAGGAATACCTCGCTACCCATGACCTGCTGTGGAGCGAAGAGGATCAACTGTTCTTCCGGGATTCCAGCTTCTTCGATCAACGCGAAAAAAACGGCGAGAATATTTACTGGTCCAGAGGCAATGGCTGGGTGTTCGCCGGTCTGGCCCTGATGATTCCCGATCTGCCTCGAGACTGGGAGGAGCGCGATTTCTATCTTGATCTCTACCAAAAAATGGCCCGCAAGATCCGCTCCATCCAGCGTGACGATGGCACCTGGTCCATGGGTCTGCTCGGCGACCCAGAGCACTACCCGATCAAGGAAACCAGTGGCACCGCCTTTTTCACCTTTGGTCTGGCCTGGGGCATCAATGAAGGAATTCTCGATCGGGACACCTATCAACCGGTGGTACTGAACGCCTGGCAGGCACTGGCCGATGCAGTGACCGATGAAGGCCTGTTGGGGCATGTGCAACCGGTCGGCGCCGAACCGGGAGAGTCTTTCCCGGATTACACCGAAGTCTATGGCGTCGGTGCCTTTCTGGCCGCGGGCTCCGAAGTCTACAAGCTGCTTGAGTCACAGGAAACGGCCAAAAATCAAGCCGCCAAACCCACCATTCAGACCTTTATGCACAACAGCGGCTGGTGCTGGTTTCAGGACCCGCGCGCCATCATCCACGACGGGCAGTTGATCATCGGCGGTGTGGCCGGCAACGGCATTGGCGATGCGGCGGTGGGCGTATACGACTTGGAAGACAACACCATTCTGGGCCGGACCAGTCTGCACAAACACTTTGACCACGACGATCACAATTCCCCGGCGTTTTTTGTCCGCCCGGACGACAGTCTGCTGGCTGTGTACGCCCGTCACAGCACCGAGAACAAACACTACTACCGCTTCTCCGATAGCGACGACTACCTGAGCTGGGGCGAAGAACACACACTGGAGAGCGGCGAGCCGGTTACCTATATGAACCTGTACGCTCTGGCCGCCGAAGACACTCTGTACAATTTCTACCGGGGCATTGAATGGAACCCCACCTTCGTCACCTCCAATGATGACGGCGCCACCTGGGGCGAGCCCGTTCACTTCATCAAAAGTGAGGTGGAAGGGCGCAACCGGCCCTACCCCCGCTACGCCAGCAACGGGCAGGACACCATCGCCGTTTCCTTTACCGACGCCCACCCACGGGTACACGGCACCAGTATTTACTACGCCGAGTTCCGGAACGGCAATTTCTACCAGGCCGACGGTAGCTTCATCAAGAATCTGAAGGAGGATGGACCGCTGAAGCCATCAGAGGCCGAGCGGATTTTCCAGGGCGGAGGTGGTGGCTTCCGGGGTCACGAACTCAGCGCCCACAACAGCGCCTGGACCAGCTCGATCGTACTGGACGAGCAGGGCCATCCCCATATCGGCTACTCCCTGTACCTGAGCAATAACGACCAGCGCTATCGCCTGGCGTCCTGGGACGGAGACCAGTGGATCGATCGCGAAGTCGCTCACGCCGGCAGCCGGCTATACGAGCGCGAGGCCAGCTACACCGGCCTGATCACGCTGGACCCTTCAGATCCGAGTCACGCGGTGATCTCGACCGATGTCCACCCGAGGACCGGGGAAGCGCTGGGCGGCAAGCATCAGATCTTTCGCGCGCATATTGGCAAGGGACAGCAAACCGCTGACATTCAGTGGGAACAGGTGACCGATGACCCAGCGCGCCACAACATCCGGCCCATGATCATTCCGCAGGAATCCCAGAGCGTCATTGCCTGGCAGCGCGGGCAATACACCACCTACACGGATTATTACCTGGATACCGTGGGCATTGTTTATTGA
- a CDS encoding alpha/beta hydrolase, with amino-acid sequence MTFLPKIVGAVCVALFVSACSSVPTEHDIQHHRDIVWASPEGFDLTLDIAVPQTDTQARPVLVIIHGGGWLVNDQSIMTDLADTIARRADLVTVNINYRLLGDLDNTTTMDEIVEDAMGAVLWVKDNIQRYGGDPDRIAVTGDSAGGHLSAMVTLAGRTLSNDGFDSKPLGFAPTYLPEGMTAEAVAREDGLRVQAAILSYAAFSLYESAKGGFEQDSNPFWAWGGAEARGMFGDDINVEDNPEYYQAVSPDQYLVSAEAYPLPPQFVHVGSEDQLTTPASARAYVDALKALGQPATLTIYEDRGHGFLDSGCNEYTQGCFTELSEPTVSDMIAFLNSVFERDD; translated from the coding sequence ATGACATTCCTTCCAAAGATAGTCGGCGCTGTGTGTGTCGCGCTCTTCGTGTCTGCATGCTCGAGCGTACCCACCGAGCACGACATTCAACATCATCGCGATATCGTCTGGGCCAGCCCCGAAGGGTTTGATCTGACCCTGGATATTGCGGTACCGCAAACCGACACTCAGGCCCGCCCCGTTCTGGTGATCATTCACGGCGGTGGTTGGCTGGTGAACGACCAGTCCATTATGACGGACCTGGCAGACACCATCGCCCGACGTGCCGACCTGGTGACGGTGAACATCAACTACCGTCTGTTGGGGGATCTGGATAACACCACCACCATGGATGAAATCGTGGAGGATGCCATGGGCGCGGTGCTCTGGGTGAAAGACAACATCCAGCGCTACGGTGGCGATCCGGATCGAATTGCCGTGACGGGCGATAGCGCGGGCGGGCATCTGTCGGCGATGGTGACGCTGGCGGGGCGCACGCTGAGCAATGACGGCTTTGATTCCAAACCGCTGGGTTTCGCCCCGACCTACTTGCCTGAGGGGATGACCGCCGAGGCCGTGGCCCGGGAGGATGGATTGCGGGTGCAGGCGGCCATTCTGAGCTATGCGGCGTTCAGCCTGTACGAATCGGCCAAAGGCGGTTTCGAACAGGACAGCAATCCGTTCTGGGCCTGGGGCGGCGCCGAGGCGCGCGGCATGTTTGGTGACGATATCAATGTCGAAGATAATCCCGAGTACTATCAGGCGGTATCACCGGATCAGTACCTGGTCAGTGCCGAGGCGTACCCCTTACCACCCCAGTTTGTTCACGTCGGGTCGGAAGACCAACTGACGACGCCGGCCAGTGCGCGCGCTTATGTGGATGCGCTGAAGGCCTTGGGCCAGCCTGCAACTCTGACGATTTACGAAGACAGGGGCCACGGATTTCTGGACAGTGGTTGCAATGAATACACCCAGGGCTGCTTCACCGAACTCTCGGAGCCGACCGTCAGCGATATGATTGCTTTCCTGAACAGCGTTTTTGAGCGGGATGATTAA
- a CDS encoding CDP-alcohol phosphatidyltransferase family protein → MLDTRLIPLTRPPLRWLAKRLDRLGISADQVTVGGFAIGLLCIPLLALEWYAAALVVIVLNRLSDGLDGALARIQGLSDSGGFLDIVLDFIFYNAVPFGFLLANPEQNAFWSALLMLSFVGTGTTFLAFAIMANKYQLDSPEYPQKSLYYMGGLAEGTETIVALVLFCLFPQHFPWLAGIFAVMCWITTAARIRAGFTTLKALSPRVRTVD, encoded by the coding sequence ATGCTCGATACCCGATTAATTCCCCTTACCCGTCCACCATTACGCTGGCTGGCCAAACGACTGGATCGCCTGGGCATTAGCGCCGATCAGGTGACCGTCGGCGGCTTCGCCATCGGCCTGCTGTGCATTCCATTGCTTGCGCTTGAATGGTACGCCGCTGCGTTGGTGGTGATTGTGCTCAACCGTCTGAGTGACGGCCTCGATGGCGCCCTGGCTCGGATTCAGGGGTTGAGTGACTCTGGTGGCTTTCTGGATATCGTGCTGGATTTTATTTTTTACAACGCGGTTCCCTTCGGCTTTCTGCTTGCCAACCCGGAACAGAATGCGTTCTGGTCCGCGTTGCTGATGCTCTCCTTCGTCGGCACCGGCACCACCTTTCTCGCCTTTGCCATCATGGCCAATAAATACCAACTCGACAGCCCGGAGTACCCGCAGAAATCGCTCTACTACATGGGCGGCCTGGCCGAAGGTACCGAGACCATCGTGGCGCTGGTGCTGTTCTGTCTGTTCCCACAACACTTCCCCTGGCTGGCGGGTATCTTCGCTGTGATGTGCTGGATCACCACCGCCGCACGGATACGGGCGGGCTTTACAACCTTGAAAGCGCTATCGCCGAGAGTTCGAACCGTTGATTAA
- a CDS encoding ABC transporter permease: protein MARALPVSTTLHATAGLCLAFLLLVPVMIALWPYVGQMVGLNPEVVSQFVRSPGLASAIGYSLLLATVAPLLACYVAVAFSFHGARRLLGWLAPLLSIPHLAFAVGVLFLFSPTGWLVRGLHSLFGVFDTPPASGLLADRSLFTLLWVLLLKEIPFLLLMIQSALTQIPAERYLQAGQTLGHSRLASWWQLVVPELLTRLRLPMAAVVVYTLSVVDVPLLIGPNLPGVWAQQVFQWQQDFASESAYSALLGSLVLLMLALALLWLNRQHERLYAGLLRWHRRTDAKMPVGLSTLGRLLQSVARLWLPLMAVFALGVTVALIVWSLAANWFYPDLLPGAFSLNTWRSEWPFLAPLLWQTVGLALISASVGLVAALVCLEYQARREWYWPQWLLLLGLLLPQLPLVMGWQFGLSALRLNPHWGWVLWAHCVFTFPYAYLMLSGDYRRFNRRWLLAGQSLGYSAPACWFRILLPILKQPILYAWVIAFSVSVAQYLPTQLLGAGRVVTITTEAVNIGSGGDRRLLGLYALWQMLLPLALLLLAALINRRTRQRCASL, encoded by the coding sequence TTGGCTCGCGCGCTACCAGTAAGCACGACCCTGCACGCCACCGCCGGACTCTGTCTGGCGTTCTTGCTGCTCGTCCCCGTAATGATCGCCTTATGGCCCTACGTCGGACAGATGGTCGGGTTGAATCCTGAAGTGGTCAGCCAGTTTGTTCGCTCGCCGGGGCTGGCGTCGGCCATCGGTTATTCACTGCTACTGGCGACGGTCGCTCCGCTTCTGGCCTGCTATGTGGCCGTGGCCTTCAGTTTTCACGGGGCGCGCCGGCTGCTCGGTTGGTTGGCCCCGTTGCTCTCCATTCCTCACCTGGCTTTTGCCGTGGGGGTCCTGTTTTTGTTCAGCCCGACCGGCTGGCTGGTGCGTGGACTGCACAGCCTGTTCGGCGTTTTCGACACGCCGCCCGCCTCGGGGTTACTGGCGGATCGCTCCCTGTTCACTCTGCTGTGGGTACTGCTACTGAAAGAAATTCCCTTTCTGCTTTTGATGATTCAGAGCGCCCTGACCCAGATTCCGGCGGAGCGCTATCTCCAGGCCGGACAAACCCTGGGGCATTCCCGGCTGGCGAGCTGGTGGCAGTTGGTGGTGCCCGAGCTGCTCACCCGTCTGCGCCTGCCCATGGCGGCGGTGGTGGTCTACACCCTGTCGGTGGTGGATGTGCCGCTGCTGATCGGTCCCAACCTGCCAGGGGTGTGGGCACAGCAGGTATTTCAGTGGCAGCAGGACTTTGCCTCCGAGTCGGCCTACTCGGCGTTGTTGGGCAGCCTGGTGTTGCTGATGTTGGCACTCGCTCTGTTATGGCTTAACCGACAGCACGAACGTCTCTATGCGGGCCTGTTGCGTTGGCACCGGCGGACCGATGCCAAAATGCCGGTAGGGCTCAGCACCCTGGGTCGCCTACTGCAATCTGTAGCGCGCCTCTGGTTGCCGCTGATGGCGGTGTTTGCTTTGGGGGTCACCGTGGCGCTCATCGTCTGGTCTCTGGCGGCAAACTGGTTTTACCCGGATCTTCTGCCTGGCGCTTTCAGCTTGAATACCTGGCGCAGTGAATGGCCGTTTCTGGCGCCGCTGCTTTGGCAGACGGTTGGACTGGCGCTGATCAGCGCCAGTGTCGGTCTGGTGGCTGCGCTGGTGTGTCTGGAGTATCAGGCCCGGCGCGAGTGGTACTGGCCCCAGTGGCTATTGCTGCTCGGCCTGTTGTTGCCCCAGTTGCCGCTGGTGATGGGGTGGCAATTCGGCTTGAGTGCTCTGCGGCTGAATCCGCACTGGGGGTGGGTGCTCTGGGCCCACTGCGTGTTCACCTTCCCCTATGCGTATCTGATGCTCTCCGGTGATTACCGTCGATTCAATCGTCGCTGGTTGTTGGCGGGGCAAAGCCTTGGGTACTCGGCTCCGGCCTGCTGGTTTCGGATACTGCTGCCCATCCTGAAACAGCCGATACTCTACGCTTGGGTGATCGCCTTTTCGGTCAGCGTCGCCCAGTACCTGCCCACACAGCTATTGGGCGCGGGCCGGGTGGTGACCATCACCACCGAAGCGGTCAATATTGGCAGTGGTGGCGACCGCCGATTACTGGGCCTCTATGCGCTCTGGCAAATGCTGTTGCCCCTGGCGCTGTTGCTGCTGGCTGCCCTGATCAATCGACGGACGCGCCAGCGTTGTGCGTCGCTTTAA
- a CDS encoding ABC transporter substrate-binding protein, whose product MFNCSLPSAFKRALAALLLMGSAVVVQAESAAEDWSDVVQEARGRTVFFYAWGGSGSVNQYLRWAGRHLNRQYGISLRHVKVSDIAEAVHRLRSDQAAGREQGGAIDLLWINGENFHALKESKLLEPDLLNAIPNHVHLLTDEVPLLTDFGVPVEGFEVPWGMGQFNIIAREGSFASPAITPEQLLAYAEQNPGRLSYPKPPDFIGTTFLKSLLQALADNDERLYREPSRSAERDLLPVLWDYLDQLHPLLWEKGRAFPQDSAQQLQWLADGQLHAAFSFNPQEMDSKVRNGRLPETVRRHYFAQGAITNSHYLAVPRNASHKAAAKVVINFLISRSAQARKADSRYWGDPAVVRLDEAEALLPTAQELHAGWQERLEDHWLARYQ is encoded by the coding sequence ATGTTCAACTGCAGTTTACCCAGCGCTTTTAAGCGCGCCCTGGCCGCGCTGCTTCTGATGGGCAGTGCGGTTGTGGTCCAGGCTGAAAGCGCCGCCGAGGATTGGTCCGACGTGGTTCAGGAAGCGCGCGGCCGCACCGTGTTCTTTTATGCCTGGGGTGGTTCAGGCTCCGTCAACCAGTATTTGCGCTGGGCCGGTCGGCATCTGAACCGGCAGTACGGGATCAGTTTGCGCCACGTCAAGGTCAGTGACATTGCCGAGGCGGTGCATCGTTTGCGCAGTGACCAGGCTGCCGGTCGGGAGCAAGGCGGTGCCATTGATCTGCTGTGGATCAATGGCGAAAATTTTCACGCACTTAAAGAGAGTAAGCTGCTGGAACCGGATCTGCTGAACGCGATTCCCAATCATGTTCATCTGCTCACGGACGAGGTACCGCTGTTGACGGATTTTGGGGTACCGGTGGAAGGCTTCGAAGTACCCTGGGGCATGGGCCAGTTCAATATCATCGCCCGCGAAGGCAGCTTTGCCTCGCCAGCCATCACCCCGGAGCAGCTTCTGGCGTATGCCGAACAGAACCCCGGCCGGCTCAGTTATCCGAAGCCGCCGGATTTTATCGGCACCACCTTTCTGAAGTCCCTGCTACAGGCTCTGGCGGATAACGACGAGCGGCTCTACCGCGAACCCAGTCGCAGTGCCGAGCGGGACCTATTGCCTGTACTGTGGGATTATCTCGACCAATTGCATCCGCTACTCTGGGAAAAAGGCCGGGCCTTTCCGCAGGACTCCGCTCAACAATTGCAGTGGTTGGCCGACGGGCAGCTGCACGCGGCGTTCAGTTTCAATCCCCAGGAAATGGACAGTAAGGTCCGTAATGGCCGCTTGCCGGAGACGGTAAGGCGGCACTATTTTGCCCAGGGCGCCATCACCAACAGCCACTATCTGGCGGTACCGCGCAACGCCTCCCACAAGGCGGCGGCCAAAGTGGTGATCAACTTTCTGATTTCTCGCAGTGCTCAGGCGCGCAAGGCGGACTCGCGCTATTGGGGCGATCCAGCGGTGGTCAGGCTGGATGAGGCGGAGGCGCTGTTGCCCACCGCTCAGGAACTGCACGCCGGCTGGCAGGAACGGCTGGAGGACCATTGGCTCGCGCGCTACCAGTAA
- a CDS encoding TonB-dependent receptor, which translates to MAALPVHAQTGSIQDVLVVGEALSGMGNVRSDEVDGPFGLGQTIADIGRSITPVTEDLLNEAAIDNLQELQRVAPNTFQAKGFGAPSLPTLRGQLGEVFSAGMRRQVGNNGLGIPLSFNSVGQIDIVRGTPSVILGTTQRTGGFVNITPKRPDLNEPEGRVSLTGGEWDQYGAQLDYSWVIDPERQGVRLSLEHKDEGSFYDYAGLDSTNLFAAYRLLPAEHMEWNVSLEYYDVEWTDNAGINRPTQNLIDHGLYVQGQGVQPNGSTVPGAFAVVSPTGEVKIPRSRVHTHPDDINGAETLLLHSVFNVELADSIRLVNRSYYEHLEREEIAQNSFVEIVDGADTLENRTELHIHNTTLGANLRYNDVLGYSQFTTEADLPTDLTGPLSNREIPLTDAQKARLVELRPGLFVSPGAQYDIDGDGVGDFNLSDTTDSSSVQGGLFVQHKQPLTERLQLTLGARGDWYDVTARDPIAPEGVEAARDNHSDFLKAGEATLHYRPNESVTLYATSSYSESTSNSMAGGNVLGANNQIDPLNFATENTLHEIGLKYAPAGSPWYADAALFDQTRSLRNRDGSNSGVATRGLETQLFYRGEAAWVSVGANWLDAEFDNSAAFQAAEQVADAFDDSRPDIIQGTGVGAPNFAAFPASSQRLHGLPDWSLSAAGGYVFAEGWSVGGSAVLTSDYPLDYLQTVTIPEQFTLNANLAYEFNQGASRIRLDVFNLTDEENWTPVFEGGYFGSSLVFPELPRHVQLQFTQRF; encoded by the coding sequence ATGGCCGCGCTACCCGTTCACGCTCAAACCGGCAGTATCCAGGATGTGCTGGTGGTCGGCGAAGCCCTCAGCGGTATGGGCAATGTGCGCAGTGACGAAGTCGACGGGCCTTTTGGTCTGGGCCAGACCATCGCCGATATCGGTCGCTCGATCACTCCAGTGACGGAAGATCTGCTGAACGAAGCGGCCATCGACAATCTGCAGGAGCTGCAGCGGGTAGCACCCAATACCTTCCAGGCCAAAGGTTTCGGCGCGCCCAGTCTGCCGACCCTGCGCGGTCAATTGGGTGAGGTTTTCTCGGCCGGTATGCGCCGCCAGGTGGGCAATAATGGTCTGGGTATTCCATTGTCATTCAATTCTGTGGGCCAGATCGATATCGTGCGCGGCACGCCCTCGGTGATTCTCGGCACCACTCAGCGCACCGGCGGGTTTGTGAATATCACGCCCAAGCGCCCGGATTTGAATGAACCGGAAGGCCGCGTCAGCCTGACCGGCGGCGAGTGGGACCAGTACGGCGCGCAGTTGGACTATTCCTGGGTGATCGATCCGGAGCGCCAGGGCGTGCGCCTCAGTCTGGAACACAAAGACGAGGGCAGCTTCTATGACTATGCCGGTCTGGACAGTACCAATCTCTTTGCGGCTTATCGTCTATTACCGGCGGAGCACATGGAGTGGAATGTCTCGCTGGAGTATTACGACGTCGAGTGGACCGACAATGCAGGCATCAACCGCCCGACCCAGAACTTGATTGATCACGGCCTGTATGTGCAGGGACAGGGTGTCCAGCCAAACGGCTCCACCGTGCCCGGTGCCTTTGCGGTCGTCAGCCCAACCGGCGAGGTGAAAATACCTCGCAGCCGGGTACACACCCATCCGGACGATATCAACGGGGCGGAAACGCTGTTGCTGCACTCGGTGTTCAATGTTGAACTGGCTGATTCGATTCGCCTGGTCAACCGCTCCTACTATGAACATCTGGAGCGCGAGGAAATTGCCCAGAACAGTTTTGTGGAGATTGTCGATGGGGCCGACACGTTGGAAAACCGCACCGAGCTGCACATCCACAACACCACGCTCGGGGCAAACCTGCGTTACAACGATGTGCTCGGCTACAGCCAGTTCACCACCGAGGCGGATCTGCCCACGGATTTGACCGGGCCACTCAGTAATCGGGAAATTCCGTTGACCGATGCGCAGAAGGCGCGTCTGGTGGAACTGCGTCCGGGCCTGTTCGTTTCCCCGGGGGCGCAATACGACATCGACGGCGACGGCGTGGGGGATTTCAATCTGTCGGACACGACGGATTCTTCCAGTGTGCAGGGCGGATTGTTCGTCCAACACAAACAACCACTGACCGAGCGTCTGCAGTTGACCCTGGGCGCGCGGGGCGACTGGTACGATGTCACCGCGCGGGATCCCATCGCGCCCGAGGGCGTCGAGGCGGCGCGGGACAACCACAGCGATTTCCTCAAGGCCGGTGAAGCCACCCTGCATTACCGTCCGAATGAATCGGTCACGCTCTATGCGACCAGTAGCTACAGCGAGTCCACTTCCAACAGCATGGCCGGGGGCAATGTGCTCGGAGCGAACAATCAGATCGATCCGCTCAACTTCGCCACCGAAAATACCCTTCACGAGATTGGCCTGAAATACGCGCCCGCCGGCTCACCCTGGTATGCGGATGCGGCGTTGTTCGATCAGACCCGCAGCCTGCGCAACCGCGATGGCAGTAACAGCGGCGTGGCCACCCGGGGGTTGGAAACCCAGCTGTTTTACCGTGGAGAAGCCGCCTGGGTGAGCGTGGGCGCCAACTGGCTGGATGCCGAGTTCGATAACTCCGCCGCCTTCCAGGCAGCCGAGCAAGTGGCGGATGCCTTCGATGACTCCCGCCCGGATATTATTCAGGGCACCGGAGTGGGCGCGCCCAACTTCGCCGCCTTCCCCGCCTCCAGCCAGCGTCTGCACGGCCTGCCGGACTGGAGCCTGTCCGCGGCGGGGGGGTATGTCTTTGCCGAGGGTTGGTCGGTGGGTGGCTCCGCTGTGCTGACCAGCGATTATCCGCTGGACTACTTGCAGACGGTCACCATTCCCGAGCAGTTCACCCTGAATGCCAATCTGGCCTATGAGTTCAATCAGGGCGCCAGTCGCATCCGCCTGGATGTATTCAATCTCACCGACGAGGAAAACTGGACACCGGTGTTTGAAGGCGGGTATTTTGGTTCCTCTTTGGTCTTTCCGGAATTGCCACGGCATGTTCAACTGCAGTTTACCCAGCGCTTTTAA
- a CDS encoding DUF547 domain-containing protein — translation MVAIVFSVLATFANISRAETFDHQHKTYAQVLENHVQWNENGTTSTVDYETLKTDPNNLNQYLEQLSGVEKSQFNDWHRDQQLAFLINAYNAFTLKLIVDHYPVDSIRDIGSFWQSPWKKRFFNLLGEDMHLDQVEHDIIREPGVYNEPRIHFAVNCASIGCPALRTEPFTAEKLEQQLEDNTERFLRDKTRNRYRDGQLEVSSIFKWYREDFERGWQCIGGLDEFFLRYADSLDLSETEREQLRQGAMDYRFLDYDWKLND, via the coding sequence ATGGTCGCGATTGTATTCTCGGTACTTGCGACTTTCGCTAATATCTCTCGGGCGGAGACGTTCGATCACCAACACAAAACCTACGCTCAGGTACTCGAAAACCACGTCCAATGGAATGAAAACGGCACCACCTCGACCGTGGATTACGAGACGCTAAAAACCGACCCGAATAACCTCAATCAATACCTGGAGCAACTCTCCGGAGTCGAAAAGTCCCAGTTCAATGATTGGCACCGCGACCAGCAACTCGCGTTTCTGATCAATGCGTATAACGCCTTTACCCTGAAGCTCATTGTCGACCACTACCCGGTCGACTCCATTCGGGATATCGGCTCCTTCTGGCAGTCCCCCTGGAAGAAACGCTTTTTCAACCTGTTGGGCGAAGATATGCACCTCGATCAGGTAGAGCATGACATCATTCGGGAACCGGGAGTTTACAATGAACCGCGCATCCACTTCGCCGTCAACTGCGCTTCCATCGGCTGCCCCGCACTACGCACCGAGCCTTTCACCGCCGAGAAGCTCGAGCAACAACTCGAAGATAATACCGAGCGCTTTCTGCGGGATAAAACCCGCAACCGGTACCGCGACGGCCAACTCGAAGTGTCCTCCATTTTCAAATGGTACCGGGAAGACTTTGAGCGCGGCTGGCAGTGCATCGGCGGCCTTGATGAGTTCTTTTTACGCTATGCTGATAGCCTTGATTTAAGTGAAACCGAGAGAGAACAGCTCCGCCAAGGGGCGATGGATTATCGCTTTCTCGATTATGACTGGAAGCTTAATGACTGA